In a single window of the Streptomyces sp. CGMCC 4.7035 genome:
- a CDS encoding helix-turn-helix domain-containing protein, whose product MAMTESQSQETYDEGEQAGDLNRAIGKQVKVLRERTGLTQKELGDRLGYSEDLISSLERGRRTPQREFLEAADELLCAGGLLKATIEDVERAKAKARVKHPAWFRDYARLEASAVEINFFSTLAPPGLLQTEDFIRTVLNGRQPLLSEETIEQRVVSRLARQEILTRWPLPMVTAVIDESVLRRKLGGRKVRKGQLEHLLKCGRLRNITLQVLPLDCEENSGVDGPFVLLTPKGKQQVAYLEVQGVGQLITDSDEVRILAARYGSIRGQALTPRESLALMQELLGEP is encoded by the coding sequence ATGGCGATGACGGAGTCGCAGTCGCAGGAGACGTACGACGAGGGCGAGCAGGCCGGCGACCTGAACCGGGCGATCGGCAAGCAGGTCAAGGTACTTCGGGAGCGGACGGGACTCACACAGAAGGAGCTGGGGGACCGGCTCGGATACAGCGAGGACCTGATCTCGTCGCTGGAGCGGGGGAGGCGGACGCCGCAACGGGAGTTCCTTGAGGCGGCGGATGAACTGCTCTGCGCCGGTGGCTTGTTGAAGGCGACGATCGAGGATGTGGAGCGGGCCAAGGCGAAGGCGAGGGTGAAGCATCCGGCTTGGTTCAGGGATTATGCGCGGCTGGAAGCGAGTGCGGTTGAGATCAACTTCTTCAGCACTCTTGCGCCGCCTGGGCTGTTGCAGACCGAGGACTTCATCCGGACTGTTCTGAACGGTCGACAGCCGCTGCTGTCCGAGGAGACCATCGAACAGCGGGTGGTCTCTCGGCTCGCCCGCCAGGAGATCCTGACGCGGTGGCCGCTGCCCATGGTGACGGCCGTCATCGACGAATCCGTGCTGCGGCGCAAGCTTGGTGGGCGCAAGGTGCGGAAAGGACAGTTGGAGCATTTGCTGAAGTGCGGCCGGCTGCGCAACATCACCCTGCAAGTGCTGCCGCTGGACTGCGAGGAGAACTCCGGGGTGGATGGTCCGTTCGTGCTGTTGACGCCCAAGGGGAAGCAGCAGGTGGCCTACCTGGAGGTGCAGGGCGTAGGCCAGTTGATCACGGACTCGGACGAAGTGCGTATCCTGGCCGCGCGCTATGGAAGCATTCGTGGGCAGGCCCTCACCCCGCGTGAGTCCCTGGCCCTGATGCAAGAACTGTTGGGAGAGCCATGA
- a CDS encoding DUF397 domain-containing protein, giving the protein MSTNETSPELAWFKSSYSGAEGGECLEAATTKGAVHIRDSKDPARAQLAFHPSEWAAFLRYAT; this is encoded by the coding sequence ATGAGCACCAACGAAACCTCGCCCGAACTTGCCTGGTTCAAGAGCAGCTACAGCGGCGCGGAGGGCGGCGAGTGCCTGGAGGCCGCCACAACCAAGGGCGCGGTCCACATCCGCGACTCGAAGGACCCCGCCCGCGCCCAACTCGCCTTCCACCCGTCGGAGTGGGCCGCATTCCTGCGGTATGCGACCTAG
- a CDS encoding ATP-binding protein: MGFEAASDKGAEQLTLGGTDAVESGPQVAVADFVGVTRDASAVVPVRISLEIIERFSEGLYSSPNKTFEELVSNSYDAGAKRVWVHMPADLEAPHASILVIDDGLSMDVSGLQDLWRIGKSRKRETDKTSPRVPIGKFGIGKLATYVLAEELTYITLKDGAYRAVTMDYKKVQGDMSDPHNLSLLVLELTKEEAKEALLTNLRDYGANMRPVIEALFPASEEGPEHWTAAVMTRLKKPAHNIRQGRLRWVLSTSIPLNPSFKLYYNGDEIEASKAQGKERWRFTIGESESELPRDRQIGEAIRVEIDGEMVPAYRLPKAGAVWGYAQLFEDGLQKGKSELIARSHGFFVRVRQRLINLDDASFNVGPELHHGTLTRFHMVINADDLDGLVASPRESLQDSPEVLELRQYMLAVFNKARSVTKKSDDADAMPVLTKQGRISNPPPGLTQGPLRRMVRRASQGDAAVREVLGMDLSDEPEAQTLIAENDDLLEKVIVEPVGDDRRLVKYDVNRRAAILNQTHPFVSNYIDQPGMQEALQLLGLTELLTQAYMIDESIEAEVVNRIMKRRDAFLRDLVKRHPNSAPVVARQLRDSSSNETELEDAVADALEIMGYSVQRIGGNGRPDGIATVRLGRRGNGSESYALTYDAKSSGKEARQVMGGEASPKPPKIQAGTARTSILRVHREKATKTFNLDVKPSYTLIVAPGFQGDGDEDALIGAICKNDGVTPITITDLARLVELFPLRRLSPLILRDLFKHHTPEGSRAFVDAIEAQPAPQAPPVTEVINLLVRYSERRTPVRVDTIMTAIYERTDGAIDLTPEELTAIIRGLAALAPSSIFFDGQLIALNATPKALLQELNSTLRDYPARLADAYKAAVPTDLETEGPATP, encoded by the coding sequence GTGGGGTTCGAAGCAGCGAGCGACAAGGGCGCCGAGCAGTTGACCCTCGGCGGCACTGATGCCGTCGAGTCTGGGCCCCAGGTTGCCGTAGCCGACTTCGTTGGGGTCACACGAGACGCTTCCGCCGTCGTGCCAGTTCGCATATCCCTCGAAATCATTGAACGCTTCTCCGAGGGTCTCTACAGCTCCCCAAATAAGACATTTGAAGAGTTGGTTTCCAACTCCTACGACGCCGGCGCAAAAAGGGTATGGGTTCACATGCCTGCCGACCTCGAAGCGCCACACGCCTCCATCCTAGTAATCGACGACGGCCTCTCCATGGATGTCTCGGGGCTCCAAGATCTCTGGCGAATCGGAAAATCACGCAAGAGAGAAACGGATAAAACTTCACCCCGCGTCCCCATCGGGAAGTTCGGCATTGGCAAACTTGCAACGTATGTTCTGGCTGAAGAGCTAACCTACATCACGCTCAAGGACGGCGCCTATAGGGCTGTCACTATGGATTACAAGAAAGTCCAGGGTGACATGAGCGACCCCCACAATCTTAGTTTGCTAGTCCTAGAGCTCACGAAGGAGGAAGCCAAGGAAGCTCTCCTTACAAATTTGCGCGACTACGGGGCTAACATGCGCCCGGTAATTGAAGCGCTCTTCCCCGCCTCCGAGGAAGGGCCAGAACACTGGACCGCTGCCGTCATGACACGCCTCAAGAAGCCGGCCCACAATATTCGACAGGGTCGACTTCGCTGGGTTTTGTCAACATCAATTCCACTCAACCCTTCATTCAAGCTGTACTACAACGGTGACGAGATTGAGGCATCGAAGGCGCAGGGGAAAGAACGGTGGCGCTTCACTATCGGCGAGTCAGAATCTGAACTCCCCCGCGACCGTCAAATCGGCGAAGCCATCCGAGTTGAGATCGATGGAGAAATGGTTCCAGCGTATCGACTCCCCAAGGCTGGAGCAGTGTGGGGATACGCCCAATTGTTCGAAGATGGTCTACAGAAGGGCAAAAGTGAATTGATTGCCCGCAGCCACGGATTCTTTGTGCGAGTCCGGCAGCGGCTTATCAATCTTGACGACGCTTCTTTCAACGTCGGGCCGGAACTTCATCACGGAACCCTGACGCGCTTTCATATGGTGATTAATGCCGATGACCTTGACGGGTTGGTGGCGAGCCCGCGCGAGAGCCTGCAAGATTCCCCGGAGGTTTTAGAACTTCGACAGTACATGCTTGCCGTCTTCAACAAGGCAAGATCAGTTACCAAGAAGTCTGATGACGCCGACGCCATGCCAGTGCTTACGAAACAAGGAAGGATTTCGAACCCGCCTCCCGGCCTCACACAAGGCCCGCTGAGGCGCATGGTCCGACGAGCCTCACAAGGGGACGCTGCAGTTCGAGAAGTCCTCGGCATGGATCTCTCGGACGAGCCCGAGGCGCAGACTCTGATTGCTGAAAACGATGACCTTTTGGAAAAGGTAATCGTCGAACCCGTCGGAGATGATCGACGCCTCGTCAAGTACGACGTGAATCGGCGAGCTGCGATTCTCAACCAGACGCACCCCTTCGTCAGCAATTACATCGATCAACCTGGAATGCAAGAAGCGCTGCAACTCCTAGGGTTGACAGAGCTTCTTACGCAGGCCTACATGATCGACGAAAGCATCGAGGCGGAGGTTGTGAACCGCATCATGAAGCGGAGGGATGCTTTCCTACGCGACCTCGTGAAGCGACACCCGAACTCCGCCCCGGTCGTGGCTCGCCAACTTCGCGATTCAAGTAGCAATGAGACTGAACTCGAAGACGCTGTTGCCGACGCGCTAGAAATAATGGGATACAGCGTACAGAGGATCGGCGGGAATGGGCGCCCCGATGGGATCGCCACAGTCAGACTGGGCAGGCGCGGAAACGGTAGTGAAAGCTACGCCTTGACCTACGACGCCAAATCCAGCGGAAAAGAGGCAAGGCAGGTCATGGGCGGGGAGGCCTCGCCCAAGCCTCCCAAAATCCAAGCTGGAACAGCCCGCACTTCCATCCTTCGGGTTCATCGCGAGAAAGCCACTAAGACGTTCAATCTGGACGTCAAGCCTTCCTACACTCTGATTGTCGCGCCAGGATTCCAGGGTGACGGTGACGAGGACGCACTAATCGGTGCCATCTGCAAGAACGATGGAGTAACACCGATCACGATCACGGATCTTGCTCGCTTGGTCGAGCTATTCCCGTTGAGGCGACTCTCACCCCTAATCCTGCGAGATCTGTTCAAGCACCACACCCCCGAGGGCTCGCGTGCATTCGTCGACGCCATCGAGGCGCAGCCTGCGCCTCAGGCCCCGCCAGTAACCGAGGTCATCAACCTACTGGTTCGTTACTCCGAGCGGAGGACACCAGTTAGAGTCGACACGATCATGACTGCCATCTACGAACGCACTGACGGAGCGATTGATCTGACTCCCGAGGAATTGACAGCTATCATTCGTGGCCTGGCGGCATTGGCACCGTCGAGTATCTTCTTTGACGGACAATTGATCGCACTTAACGCGACGCCAAAGGCCCTCCTGCAGGAACTTAACAGTACCCTAAGGGACTATCCTGCCAGACTCGCCGACGCCTACAAGGCAGCGGTGCCTACTGATCTAGAAACAGAAGGGCCGGCAACGCCGTGA
- a CDS encoding EVE domain-containing protein: protein MAAWLLVCNPRKFRLQEMLDEGGELTSWSVGRHLREMREGDAFALWVSGPQGGVVATGQLTGEPFWTDEDDDGYWAEAPGPRHVVPLRVGQWRDSPVPRAWFKGHSTFVGASVLTQPFATNPHRLTEQQWEALVGEVERTTAGTPGVQLPEGDDWDLKPGDEIRRVDLHTQYGGSRQGGISPSKTSENIIFFTDPRTGEQHGYQDLWESEDHFRYTGEGQAGDQVFTRGNKAIRDHLQDGRHLRLFIGSRGVVRYAGEWILDPSRPYSWGRAPSTGGGEERQVIHFHMIRVGAAVTAPDVPVGTDYRVEDETTTPAPATPSAPDPALMAETLTRHRGLQNALAQQVRDRGLRPLSPMPTDPAFDLAWRDDDTLTVTEVKSLRLENESHQLRTGLGQLLDYVDQLSERAPQVRGVLWVERAPSEDRWLGICERAGVILAWPGADAKVWQ, encoded by the coding sequence ATGGCGGCGTGGCTATTGGTCTGCAATCCAAGGAAGTTCCGGCTGCAAGAGATGCTGGATGAGGGCGGGGAGTTGACGAGTTGGTCAGTGGGCCGACACCTGCGTGAGATGCGCGAGGGTGACGCCTTCGCGCTGTGGGTGAGCGGCCCGCAAGGGGGAGTAGTCGCAACTGGACAGCTCACTGGCGAGCCGTTCTGGACCGATGAGGACGACGACGGCTATTGGGCTGAAGCGCCAGGACCACGGCACGTTGTGCCGCTCCGCGTCGGGCAGTGGCGGGACAGCCCGGTCCCTCGTGCCTGGTTCAAGGGCCACAGCACGTTCGTTGGAGCCAGCGTGCTGACGCAGCCGTTTGCCACCAACCCGCACCGGCTTACTGAGCAACAGTGGGAAGCGTTGGTAGGCGAGGTCGAGCGGACGACGGCAGGTACACCGGGCGTGCAGCTCCCCGAGGGTGACGATTGGGACCTAAAGCCGGGCGACGAGATTCGTCGCGTCGATCTTCACACGCAGTATGGCGGCAGCCGGCAGGGCGGGATCAGCCCGTCCAAGACGAGTGAAAACATCATCTTCTTCACAGACCCCCGCACAGGCGAACAGCACGGTTACCAGGATCTGTGGGAGTCGGAAGACCACTTCCGCTACACCGGCGAGGGCCAAGCCGGTGACCAGGTCTTCACCCGCGGCAACAAGGCCATCCGGGACCACCTGCAAGACGGACGGCACCTACGGCTGTTCATCGGGAGTCGGGGTGTAGTTCGCTATGCCGGCGAATGGATCCTTGACCCCAGCCGTCCTTACTCCTGGGGCCGGGCCCCGTCAACGGGAGGTGGCGAGGAGCGCCAGGTCATCCACTTCCACATGATCCGCGTCGGTGCGGCAGTGACGGCCCCGGACGTGCCTGTAGGCACGGACTACCGGGTCGAGGATGAAACCACTACGCCCGCGCCAGCTACGCCGAGCGCACCGGATCCCGCACTCATGGCGGAGACGCTGACTAGGCACCGCGGGCTGCAGAACGCACTCGCCCAGCAGGTTCGCGACCGCGGCTTGAGGCCCTTGTCGCCGATGCCGACCGACCCGGCTTTCGACCTCGCATGGCGTGATGACGACACCTTGACGGTCACGGAAGTCAAGTCCCTGCGGTTGGAGAACGAGTCCCACCAGTTGCGTACAGGGCTCGGTCAGCTGCTGGATTACGTAGACCAGCTCAGTGAACGAGCGCCGCAGGTGCGCGGAGTTCTATGGGTAGAGCGTGCGCCCTCCGAAGACCGCTGGCTCGGGATCTGCGAGCGCGCCGGCGTGATCCTCGCTTGGCCGGGAGCCGACGCGAAGGTCTGGCAGTAG
- a CDS encoding NUDIX hydrolase gives MAASEHEAKMAHPRMAAGALFFDADGRVLMVEPTYKDYWDIPGGYVEVGESPLQAAAREVEEELGITPPLGRLLAVDWAPNDAEGDKVLYLFDGGQLTPEALAEATLQADELKSIAFLCPDEVAERTIPRLARRILAAIEARSSGTAPIYLEHGQQPDSVAA, from the coding sequence ATGGCAGCGAGCGAGCACGAAGCGAAGATGGCGCATCCGCGCATGGCCGCGGGTGCGCTCTTCTTTGATGCCGACGGGCGTGTCCTCATGGTGGAGCCCACCTACAAGGACTACTGGGACATCCCCGGTGGCTATGTCGAGGTGGGGGAATCCCCGCTCCAGGCAGCCGCCCGAGAGGTGGAGGAAGAGTTGGGAATCACTCCTCCCCTGGGGCGCTTGCTGGCAGTCGACTGGGCTCCCAACGATGCCGAGGGCGACAAGGTGCTGTACCTCTTCGACGGCGGTCAGCTCACCCCGGAGGCTCTGGCCGAAGCGACCTTGCAGGCGGATGAGTTGAAGAGCATCGCGTTCCTGTGCCCCGACGAAGTCGCCGAGCGTACGATTCCGCGCTTGGCCAGGCGGATCCTTGCCGCCATAGAGGCCCGATCATCAGGGACGGCGCCGATCTATCTCGAACACGGGCAGCAGCCCGACAGTGTCGCCGCATAG
- a CDS encoding helix-turn-helix domain-containing protein, whose protein sequence is MTTNLTIGERVAWYRRRRGMSQEVLAGLVGRTVDWLSKAENNRLELDRLSVIKSLADALDVTLGDLLAEPTLMDWTADSGTRTVPALRSALMNYRQLTPLLGVTTEGEPTPLDELKDSVAEVWDAYQDSRYGFATRRLPLVLADALIAAQAYEGRERERAHELMAMTYQGAAMVLTKVGETDLAWIAADRGLAAAQQSDNAAVTGSLFRSVAHCLLSNGRFDAAVQLVSDAADYLRPGLRDASPEFLSIYGTLFLAGSMAAARADDRSTTRDFLAEADQAAQRLGRDANHMWTAFGPTNVAIHRVATAAELGDMQVAADLGPQVDTSGLPIERRTRHNLEVARALSAHNRMDDALSMILEAEQWAPEQVRSHYLARELVLTWVRNQRGRPSRTLAELADRLHVV, encoded by the coding sequence ATGACGACGAACCTGACGATCGGTGAGCGAGTCGCTTGGTACCGCCGGCGGCGCGGCATGTCCCAGGAAGTCCTGGCCGGACTCGTCGGCCGTACAGTCGACTGGCTGAGCAAGGCCGAGAACAACCGGCTGGAGCTGGACAGGCTCTCGGTCATCAAGTCCCTGGCCGATGCGCTGGACGTGACCCTTGGCGATCTGCTCGCCGAGCCCACGCTGATGGACTGGACAGCGGACAGCGGCACCCGGACTGTGCCGGCGCTGCGGTCAGCGCTGATGAACTACCGGCAGCTCACGCCGCTTCTGGGCGTGACCACCGAGGGAGAACCGACGCCCCTCGATGAGCTGAAGGACAGCGTGGCCGAAGTCTGGGACGCCTATCAGGATTCGCGGTACGGCTTCGCCACCCGACGCCTTCCCTTGGTGCTTGCCGACGCACTCATTGCAGCCCAGGCGTACGAGGGCCGAGAGCGCGAGCGGGCACACGAACTGATGGCGATGACGTACCAGGGCGCCGCCATGGTACTGACCAAGGTCGGCGAGACGGATCTCGCGTGGATCGCGGCGGATCGCGGGTTGGCTGCGGCTCAGCAGTCGGACAACGCCGCCGTCACCGGGTCGCTCTTCCGATCGGTGGCACACTGCCTTCTCTCGAACGGCAGGTTCGACGCCGCCGTACAGCTCGTCAGCGACGCCGCTGACTACCTTCGCCCAGGGCTCCGAGACGCCAGCCCAGAGTTCCTGTCGATCTACGGGACGCTCTTCCTCGCGGGGTCGATGGCAGCCGCGCGTGCCGATGATCGCTCCACTACTCGTGACTTCCTTGCCGAGGCGGACCAGGCAGCGCAACGGCTTGGGCGAGACGCCAACCACATGTGGACGGCATTCGGGCCGACGAACGTCGCGATCCACCGAGTGGCCACGGCGGCGGAGCTGGGAGACATGCAGGTCGCCGCTGATCTGGGCCCCCAGGTCGACACCAGCGGTCTGCCGATCGAGCGACGGACGCGGCACAACCTGGAGGTGGCCCGTGCACTCAGTGCGCACAACCGGATGGACGATGCCCTGTCCATGATCCTCGAAGCCGAGCAGTGGGCGCCGGAACAGGTCCGCAGTCACTACCTCGCTCGTGAGCTGGTGCTCACGTGGGTGCGCAACCAGCGCGGCCGGCCGAGCCGAACCCTCGCGGAGCTTGCCGATCGGCTGCATGTCGTCTGA
- a CDS encoding GntR family transcriptional regulator: MADFTAGRAAYLQIADEFKRKIRDGELAPGDKLPSEAELMTEHGVSRTVARQAISRLREDGYAISHQGKGSFAALPGEGASPKRSTEFEQITEYLSEVRRDVRRLAERMDQLEDLVRQQGQAR; this comes from the coding sequence ATGGCCGACTTCACCGCCGGGCGGGCCGCGTACTTGCAGATCGCCGACGAGTTCAAGCGCAAGATCCGGGACGGGGAACTCGCACCGGGCGACAAGCTGCCCTCAGAGGCGGAGCTGATGACCGAGCACGGCGTGTCGCGCACCGTGGCCCGGCAGGCGATCTCTCGACTCCGCGAGGACGGCTACGCGATCTCTCACCAGGGCAAAGGCAGCTTCGCCGCACTGCCCGGCGAGGGCGCCTCACCGAAGCGGAGCACCGAGTTCGAGCAGATCACCGAGTACCTGTCGGAGGTCCGTCGGGATGTGCGCCGCCTCGCCGAGCGGATGGACCAACTTGAGGATCTTGTAAGGCAGCAAGGCCAAGCTCGGTGA
- a CDS encoding SCO3933 family regulatory protein, with protein MRQIPVDTSAATVMVAQPPQKKIRDRRSGEIATDAETGADLMTVDVMFALNGEVEILTVTVPEPGITGELMMGTPVALTGLIARPWENEFNGQKRHGIAFRAVAVTSLAAGASQPKAA; from the coding sequence ATGCGTCAGATCCCCGTCGACACCTCCGCCGCCACCGTGATGGTCGCCCAGCCCCCGCAGAAGAAGATCCGTGACCGCCGCTCCGGTGAGATCGCCACCGACGCCGAGACCGGCGCCGACCTGATGACCGTGGACGTGATGTTCGCGCTCAACGGTGAGGTTGAGATCCTGACCGTGACCGTTCCCGAGCCGGGCATCACCGGTGAGCTGATGATGGGCACCCCCGTCGCGCTGACCGGTCTGATCGCCCGGCCGTGGGAGAACGAGTTCAACGGCCAGAAGCGTCACGGCATCGCGTTCCGCGCGGTCGCGGTCACCTCGCTGGCCGCCGGCGCCTCGCAGCCGAAGGCGGCCTGA
- a CDS encoding FtsK/SpoIIIE domain-containing protein: MTWLTVALVLVVAAAGLLRWRRPAWYWLTCGVALASLRVLVRYASVMDACGLTVPPSRWRLALARATNRPVPGPRAPRILRLRPTRTGLVLRLKLRPGQDAFDVAASCDRLRHSFAMYGVTSRELRSGVVEVRMTGYDVLKRVQMPTKVDTRPMRVPVALREDGAVHYRDYRAVPHALTLGATESGKSVYQRNLVAALAPQRVALVGIDCKQGVELFPLARRFSALADNQDTAAELLDALVSHMQDVYQLIRAEQRITADVPDAEIAADIWDLPEDLRPVPIVVLVDEVAELALFATKEEEKRRDRIITALARLAQLGRAAGIYLEICGQRFGSELGKGITMLRAQLTGRTAHRVNDESSANMAFGDIAPDAVLAAIQIPTDMPGVAITGDSTGGWARIRAPHTSLRQAVNTCNRYADLAPNLPALAPFRPALAIPTPVEAPAVESIPATA, from the coding sequence ATGACCTGGTTAACGGTCGCTCTCGTGCTGGTCGTCGCCGCTGCGGGTCTCCTGCGGTGGCGGCGCCCCGCCTGGTACTGGCTCACCTGCGGTGTCGCCCTGGCGAGTCTTCGGGTTCTGGTCCGGTACGCGTCCGTGATGGACGCCTGCGGGCTGACGGTGCCGCCCTCGCGTTGGCGCCTCGCCCTGGCTCGGGCCACGAACCGACCGGTTCCCGGTCCCCGCGCCCCGCGCATCCTGCGTCTGCGGCCGACCCGGACCGGGTTGGTGCTGCGGCTCAAGCTCCGTCCTGGTCAGGACGCGTTCGACGTGGCGGCCTCGTGTGACCGGTTACGGCACTCGTTCGCCATGTATGGCGTGACCTCGCGGGAGTTGCGTTCGGGTGTCGTGGAAGTGCGGATGACCGGCTACGACGTGCTCAAGCGGGTGCAGATGCCGACCAAGGTCGACACCCGTCCGATGCGGGTCCCGGTCGCTCTCCGGGAAGACGGCGCGGTCCACTACCGCGACTACCGCGCAGTTCCCCACGCGCTCACGCTCGGTGCCACGGAGTCCGGCAAGTCCGTCTATCAGCGCAACCTCGTCGCCGCGCTCGCCCCGCAACGTGTCGCCCTGGTCGGGATCGACTGCAAGCAGGGTGTGGAGCTGTTCCCGCTGGCTCGCCGGTTCTCCGCGCTCGCCGACAACCAGGACACCGCCGCCGAACTCCTCGACGCCTTGGTGTCCCACATGCAGGACGTCTATCAACTCATCCGCGCCGAACAGCGGATCACCGCTGACGTGCCGGACGCCGAGATAGCCGCCGACATCTGGGACCTGCCGGAAGACCTCCGCCCGGTGCCCATCGTGGTCCTGGTCGACGAAGTCGCCGAACTCGCCCTCTTCGCCACCAAGGAGGAAGAGAAGCGCCGGGACCGAATCATCACCGCGCTCGCCCGGCTCGCCCAGCTTGGCCGCGCCGCCGGCATCTACCTCGAAATCTGCGGCCAGCGCTTCGGCTCCGAACTCGGCAAGGGCATCACCATGCTCCGTGCCCAGCTCACCGGCCGTACCGCGCACCGCGTCAACGACGAGTCCTCGGCGAACATGGCCTTCGGGGACATCGCCCCGGACGCCGTCCTCGCCGCGATCCAGATCCCCACCGACATGCCCGGCGTCGCCATCACCGGCGACTCGACCGGAGGATGGGCCCGTATCCGCGCCCCGCACACCTCGCTGCGGCAGGCCGTGAACACCTGCAATCGGTACGCCGACTTGGCCCCGAACCTGCCCGCCCTGGCTCCCTTCCGCCCGGCGCTCGCCATCCCGACGCCGGTTGAAGCCCCGGCCGTCGAGTCCATCCCGGCTACCGCCTAA
- a CDS encoding DUF2637 domain-containing protein: MTRSIRPDAVLVQAVIAGALSFAHLHDLAAAAGQSGWKAWAYPISVDLLLVAAWRRLRNSGPSRLAWCWFLIALFASLGANVATAGFLDLANPPALLRLGIAGWPALAFLGGTLLAHSASDPAPVAAAPVPATDPAPESDAEPESIPEPVAAADDTPALPAADPAPAPAPEVAVPAPLVAHARKVAADHEARTGSPIDTDTLRARLGVPAPMADAIAAQLA; the protein is encoded by the coding sequence ATGACCCGCTCGATCCGCCCGGACGCCGTCCTCGTACAGGCCGTGATCGCCGGCGCTCTGTCCTTCGCCCACCTTCACGACCTGGCCGCCGCCGCCGGACAGTCCGGCTGGAAGGCATGGGCCTACCCAATCAGCGTCGACCTGCTCCTGGTCGCCGCCTGGCGTCGGCTGCGCAACAGCGGCCCGTCCCGGCTGGCCTGGTGCTGGTTCCTGATCGCGCTGTTCGCCTCGCTCGGCGCCAACGTCGCCACCGCTGGCTTCCTCGACCTGGCCAACCCGCCCGCGCTGCTCCGACTCGGCATCGCCGGCTGGCCCGCGCTCGCCTTCCTCGGCGGCACCCTGCTCGCGCACTCGGCCAGCGACCCGGCACCGGTAGCGGCGGCTCCTGTCCCGGCCACTGATCCGGCTCCTGAGTCCGACGCCGAACCGGAGTCCATTCCGGAGCCGGTGGCCGCCGCCGACGACACCCCGGCGCTACCCGCCGCCGACCCGGCCCCCGCCCCTGCTCCCGAGGTGGCGGTCCCGGCTCCGCTGGTCGCTCATGCGCGCAAGGTCGCCGCCGACCACGAGGCCCGTACCGGCTCCCCGATCGACACCGACACCCTCCGCGCCCGCCTCGGCGTCCCCGCGCCCATGGCCGACGCCATCGCCGCCCAACTCGCCTGA
- a CDS encoding mobile element transfer protein, with amino-acid sequence MPMRDFFHSVMQIGPVQIGTHRDRHGQTKHAAVCTSDDCGWSADYSSQSAAQLAARTHRCRVR; translated from the coding sequence ATGCCCATGCGCGACTTCTTCCACTCCGTGATGCAGATCGGTCCGGTGCAGATCGGCACCCACCGCGACCGCCACGGCCAGACCAAGCACGCCGCCGTGTGCACCTCCGACGACTGCGGTTGGTCCGCCGACTACTCCAGCCAGTCCGCCGCCCAGCTCGCCGCCCGCACCCACCGCTGCCGCGTCCGCTAG
- a CDS encoding SpdD-like protein, protein MLRPKIPTMPTPTGHVTPPAAVEPTAIVPSVQTPPAAPTTPAPSRPVVQLTPGTVLALVGGGTAVVLVVGAVLVSMLLAVAITGASVAVVAVVLRSLLASETKRR, encoded by the coding sequence ATGCTCCGCCCGAAGATCCCCACCATGCCCACCCCGACCGGACACGTCACCCCGCCCGCCGCCGTGGAGCCGACCGCCATCGTTCCCAGCGTCCAGACCCCGCCGGCCGCCCCGACGACCCCGGCGCCGTCCCGCCCGGTGGTCCAGCTCACCCCCGGCACCGTGCTTGCCCTCGTCGGCGGCGGCACCGCCGTGGTCCTGGTCGTCGGCGCCGTCCTCGTCTCCATGCTCCTGGCGGTCGCCATCACCGGCGCATCGGTAGCCGTGGTCGCCGTCGTCCTGCGCTCGCTGCTGGCCTCCGAGACCAAGCGGCGCTGA